From a single Rutidosis leptorrhynchoides isolate AG116_Rl617_1_P2 chromosome 5, CSIRO_AGI_Rlap_v1, whole genome shotgun sequence genomic region:
- the LOC139849256 gene encoding uncharacterized mitochondrial protein AtMg01250-like: protein MGFGSRWIKWIYACLSSASISILINGSHTKEFRPERDIRQGDPLSPFLFLLAVEGLNVFTTTAINRGMFKGVKIGKDEIVLSHLQYADDTLFVGEWSKVNFSNVVKLLKCFEDASGLKINMGKS, encoded by the coding sequence ATGGGCTTCGGGTCTAGGTGGATTAAATGGATATACGCGTGCCTCTCGTCAGCATCCATTTCTATTTTGATTAATGGGTCACATACAAAAGAATTTAGACCCGAAAGAGATATCCGACAAGGGGATCCCTTGTCTCCATTCCTTTTTTTATTGGCGGTTGAAGGCCTGAATGTTTTTACCACCACGGCTATCAATAGGGGTATGTTTAAAGGTGTTAAAATTGGCAAGGATGAGATTGTCCTCTCGCATCTCCAATATGCAGACGACACACTTTTTGTGGGTGAATGGAGCAAGGTGAACTTTTCTAATGTGGTCAAACTATTGAAATGCTTTGAAGATGCCTCGGGTTTAAAGATCAATATGGGTAAGAGTTAA